In the Drosophila teissieri strain GT53w chromosome 3R, Prin_Dtei_1.1, whole genome shotgun sequence genome, CCATGCGCCACCTTAAAATCTGTGCACAATCGCTAGTGGTttgaaaataagaaattaaaGCCTATATAATCATGTCCAGCGGATTTGTGCGCAGCAGCTACAAATTGTTCGTTGGCAACCTACCGTGGACGATAGGCAGCAAGGAACTGCGGACCTACTTCTCGAAATACGGGCACGTGGCCAACGCGGAGGTGGTCTTCGACCGGCAACTGGGTCTGTCCAAGCACTATGGCTTCGTGGTGTTCAGCCAGCGGGATGCCTTCAACAGCGCCAGCAACCAGAACACCCACTTCCTGGAGGGACGAGTGC is a window encoding:
- the LOC122619369 gene encoding 28 kDa ribonucleoprotein, chloroplastic; translation: MSSGFVRSSYKLFVGNLPWTIGSKELRTYFSKYGHVANAEVVFDRQLGLSKHYGFVVFSQRDAFNSASNQNTHFLEGRVLTVQQANESPQS